The following proteins come from a genomic window of Mycobacterium sp. DL:
- the argB gene encoding acetylglutamate kinase — MTTTSDKAQVLAQALPWLKALHDKIVVVKYGGNAMTDDALKKAFAADMVFLRNCGIHPVVVHGGGPQISAMLRKLGIAGDFKGGFRVTTPEVLDVARMVLFGQVGRELVNLVNAHGPYAVGITGEDAQLFTAVRRTVLVDGVATDIGLVGDVARVNTDAVLDLIEAGRIPVVSTIAPDTDGLVYNINADTAAAALAEALGAEKLLMLTDVEGLFTNWPDRGSLVSQIDVAALTQLLPTLEEGMVPKIEACLRAVNGGVPSAHVIDGRVEHCVLVELFTDEGAGTKVVGV, encoded by the coding sequence ATGACCACGACATCGGACAAGGCGCAGGTGCTCGCCCAGGCGCTGCCGTGGCTCAAAGCTCTCCACGACAAGATCGTCGTGGTCAAGTACGGCGGCAACGCGATGACCGACGACGCGCTGAAGAAGGCTTTTGCCGCCGACATGGTCTTCCTGCGGAACTGTGGCATCCACCCGGTCGTGGTCCACGGCGGCGGCCCGCAGATCAGCGCCATGCTCAGGAAGCTGGGCATCGCCGGTGACTTCAAGGGTGGCTTCCGGGTCACCACACCCGAGGTGCTCGATGTCGCACGGATGGTGCTCTTCGGGCAGGTCGGCAGGGAACTTGTGAACCTCGTCAACGCCCACGGCCCCTACGCGGTCGGCATCACCGGCGAGGACGCGCAACTGTTCACCGCGGTACGCCGCACCGTGCTTGTGGACGGCGTCGCCACCGACATCGGACTGGTGGGCGATGTCGCGAGAGTCAACACCGACGCCGTGCTCGACCTCATCGAAGCGGGCCGGATCCCGGTGGTGTCGACGATCGCGCCCGACACCGACGGTCTGGTCTACAACATCAACGCCGACACCGCCGCGGCGGCTCTGGCGGAGGCGCTCGGCGCCGAGAAGCTGCTCATGCTCACCGACGTCGAGGGCCTCTTCACCAACTGGCCCGATCGCGGCTCGTTGGTCAGCCAGATCGACGTCGCTGCACTGACGCAGCTGCTTCCCACCCTGGAGGAGGGCATGGTGCCCAAGATCGAAGCCTGCCTGCGCGCCGTCAACGGCGGCGTGCCGAGCGCACACGTCATCGATGGCCGCGTGGAACACTGCGTGCTGGTCGAACTGTTCACCGACGAGGGCGCAGGCACGAAGGTGGTTGGCGTATGA
- a CDS encoding acetylornithine transaminase, which yields MTQKTENAPLLDRWSAVMMNNYGTPPLALSSGDGATVTDVDGRSYVDLLGGIAVNVLGHRHPAVIDAVVRQMNTLGHTSNLYATEPGVALAEALVGLLGAPARVFFCNSGTEANEVAFKITRLTGRTKLVAAQGAFHGRTMGSLALTGQPSKQAPFAPLPGDVSHVPYGDIEALAGAVDSDTAAVFLEPIMGEGGVVVPPAGYLAAAREITASHGALLVLDEVQTGVGRTGAFFAHQHDGITPDVVTLAKGLGGGLPIGACLAVGATADLLTPGLHGSTFGGNPVCTAAALAVLGVLADEHLIERAEVLGKTLSHRTEALGHPLVDHVRGRGLLLGIVLTAEMAKPVEVAARDAGFLVNAAAPDVVRLAPPLVITEAEVNGFLTALPAILDRAGES from the coding sequence ATGACCCAGAAGACCGAGAACGCGCCGCTGCTCGACCGATGGTCGGCGGTGATGATGAACAACTACGGCACCCCGCCGCTGGCACTGAGCAGCGGTGACGGCGCTACGGTCACCGACGTCGACGGCAGGTCCTACGTGGACCTTCTGGGCGGCATCGCGGTCAACGTGCTCGGGCACCGTCATCCCGCGGTCATCGATGCGGTGGTACGCCAGATGAACACGCTGGGGCACACCTCCAATCTGTACGCCACCGAACCGGGAGTGGCACTGGCCGAAGCCCTGGTCGGGCTTCTCGGTGCTCCGGCCAGGGTGTTCTTCTGCAACTCGGGCACCGAAGCCAATGAGGTCGCCTTCAAGATCACGCGGCTGACCGGGCGTACCAAACTTGTCGCCGCGCAGGGCGCTTTCCACGGCCGCACGATGGGGTCGCTCGCGCTCACCGGCCAGCCGTCCAAGCAGGCGCCCTTCGCTCCGCTGCCCGGCGATGTGAGTCACGTGCCGTACGGGGACATCGAAGCGCTTGCGGGCGCTGTCGATTCCGACACCGCCGCAGTCTTCCTCGAGCCGATCATGGGCGAGGGTGGCGTGGTCGTCCCGCCTGCCGGTTACCTGGCGGCCGCACGTGAGATCACCGCGTCGCACGGCGCGCTGCTGGTCCTCGACGAAGTGCAGACCGGGGTCGGGCGTACAGGTGCGTTCTTCGCCCATCAGCATGACGGGATCACCCCCGACGTCGTCACGCTCGCCAAGGGGCTCGGCGGCGGGCTGCCGATCGGTGCGTGCCTGGCCGTCGGGGCGACGGCCGACCTGCTCACCCCCGGACTGCACGGCAGCACCTTCGGGGGCAACCCGGTCTGCACCGCCGCCGCACTGGCCGTTCTGGGCGTGCTCGCTGACGAGCACCTGATCGAACGCGCCGAGGTGCTGGGCAAGACGCTCAGCCACCGGACCGAAGCGCTGGGCCATCCGCTGGTCGACCACGTCCGTGGCCGCGGACTGTTGCTCGGCATCGTGCTGACCGCCGAGATGGCCAAGCCCGTCGAGGTCGCCGCGCGCGACGCAGGATTCCTGGTCAATGCGGCTGCACCCGACGTCGTCCGGTTGGCACCACCTCTGGTGATCACCGAGGCCGAGGTGAACGGCTTCCTGACCGCGCTTCCCGCGATCCTGGACCGGGCGGGGGAGTCATGA
- the argF gene encoding ornithine carbamoyltransferase — MTRHFMRDDDLSPEEQGEVLALAAELKLAPFSRRPLEGPRGVAVIFEKNSTRTRFSFEMGIAQLGGHAVVVDGRSTQLGREETLEDTGQVLSRYVDAIVWRTFAQERLAAMASGATVPIVNALSDEFHPCQVLADLQTLAERKGALKGLRLSYFGDGANNMAHSLMLGGVTAGVDVTIASPRGFEPHPMFVAAAETRAMQTGATVTLTHDPIAAAAGTDVLVTDTWTSMGQENDGLDRVRPFRPFQLNAALMAHADSEAIVLHCLPAHRGHEITDEVIDGPQSAVWDEAENRLHAQKALLVWLLAQGSP; from the coding sequence ATGACACGACACTTCATGCGTGATGACGACCTGAGCCCCGAAGAACAGGGCGAGGTCCTGGCCCTGGCGGCGGAACTGAAGCTGGCGCCGTTCAGTCGTCGGCCGTTGGAGGGCCCGCGTGGTGTCGCGGTGATCTTCGAGAAGAACTCCACCCGCACCCGGTTCTCATTCGAGATGGGTATCGCTCAACTCGGCGGGCACGCGGTGGTGGTGGACGGCCGCAGCACCCAACTCGGTCGGGAGGAGACCCTCGAGGACACCGGCCAGGTGTTGTCGCGCTACGTCGATGCCATCGTATGGCGCACCTTCGCCCAGGAACGACTCGCGGCCATGGCCTCGGGCGCTACCGTGCCGATTGTCAACGCCCTGTCCGACGAGTTCCACCCCTGTCAGGTGCTGGCGGATCTGCAGACCCTCGCCGAGCGCAAGGGTGCTCTGAAAGGGTTGCGGCTCAGCTACTTCGGCGACGGCGCCAACAACATGGCCCACTCGCTGATGCTGGGCGGCGTCACCGCCGGTGTCGATGTCACGATCGCCTCCCCGCGCGGCTTCGAGCCTCACCCGATGTTCGTCGCCGCGGCCGAGACCCGCGCGATGCAGACCGGCGCCACCGTGACGCTCACCCATGACCCGATCGCGGCGGCGGCCGGCACCGATGTTCTGGTGACCGACACATGGACGTCGATGGGGCAGGAGAACGACGGCCTCGACCGGGTGCGCCCATTCCGGCCCTTTCAGCTCAACGCCGCACTGATGGCTCACGCGGATTCGGAAGCGATTGTGCTGCACTGCCTCCCGGCGCATCGCGGTCACGAGATCACCGACGAGGTCATCGACGGACCACAAAGCGCGGTGTGGGACGAGGCGGAGAATCGCCTGCACGCCCAGAAGGCGCTGCTGGTGTGGTTGCTCGCCCAGGGATCGCCATGA
- a CDS encoding arginine repressor: MTSAATRAGRQARILALLSTQSVHSQTELAGLLADEGIDVTQATLSRDLEELGAVKLRGADGGVGVYVVPEDGSPVRGVTGGTERVSRLLVDLLVSTDASGNLAVLRTPPGAAHYLASAIDRAALPYVVGTVAGDDTILVVAREPMTGAELAVTVESLSHAR, encoded by the coding sequence ATGACCAGCGCGGCGACCCGCGCCGGACGGCAGGCCAGGATCCTCGCCCTGCTGTCCACACAGTCGGTGCACAGTCAGACCGAACTGGCGGGACTGCTGGCCGACGAGGGCATCGACGTCACCCAGGCGACGTTGTCCCGTGACCTCGAAGAGCTCGGCGCCGTCAAGCTGCGGGGCGCCGACGGCGGCGTCGGCGTGTACGTGGTTCCCGAGGACGGCAGCCCGGTGCGTGGCGTCACCGGGGGTACCGAGCGCGTCTCGCGTCTGCTGGTCGACCTGTTGGTGTCCACCGACGCCAGCGGCAATCTCGCCGTCTTGCGTACCCCCCCGGGTGCGGCGCACTATCTGGCCAGCGCCATCGACCGCGCGGCGTTGCCGTACGTGGTCGGCACCGTCGCCGGCGACGACACGATCCTGGTGGTCGCCCGGGAACCGATGACCGGCGCCGAACTCGCGGTGACGGTCGAGAGCCTGTCCCATGCTCGCTAG
- a CDS encoding argininosuccinate synthase, translated as MSERVILAYSGGLDTSVAISWIGKETGREVVAVAIDLGQGGEDMEVVRQRALDCGAVEAVVVDARDEFAEQYCLPAIQSNALYMDRYPLVSALSRPLIVKHLVDAAREHGGGIVAHGCTGKGNDQVRFEVGFASLAPDLEVLAPVRDYAWTREKAIAFAEENAIPINVSKRSPFSIDQNVWGRAVETGFLEHLWNAPTKDVYDYTEDPTINWSSPDEVVVGFDKGVPVSVDGRAVSVLQAIEELNRRGGAQGVGRLDVVEDRLVGIKSREIYEAPGAMVLITAHTELEHVTLERELGRFKRNTDQKWGELVYDGLWYSPLKTALESFVATTQEHVTGEIRLVLHGGHIAVNGRRSAESLYDFNLATYDEGDTFDQSAAKGFVHVHGLSSSLSARRDLAQ; from the coding sequence ATGTCCGAGCGCGTCATCCTGGCGTATTCCGGCGGTCTGGACACCTCGGTGGCGATCAGCTGGATCGGCAAGGAGACCGGTCGAGAGGTGGTGGCCGTCGCCATCGACCTCGGCCAGGGCGGCGAGGACATGGAGGTGGTGCGCCAACGCGCGCTGGACTGCGGTGCCGTCGAAGCGGTCGTCGTCGACGCCCGAGACGAATTCGCCGAGCAGTACTGCCTACCGGCGATCCAGTCCAACGCGCTCTACATGGATCGGTACCCGTTGGTGTCCGCCCTGAGCAGGCCACTGATCGTCAAGCACCTGGTCGACGCCGCCCGCGAGCACGGTGGCGGCATCGTGGCGCACGGTTGCACCGGTAAGGGCAACGACCAGGTCCGCTTCGAGGTCGGGTTCGCCTCGCTGGCACCCGATCTCGAGGTGCTTGCCCCCGTGCGCGATTACGCCTGGACCCGGGAGAAGGCGATCGCGTTCGCCGAGGAGAACGCCATTCCGATCAACGTCAGCAAGCGGTCCCCGTTCTCGATCGACCAGAACGTCTGGGGTCGCGCGGTGGAAACCGGCTTCCTCGAGCATCTGTGGAACGCACCGACCAAGGACGTGTACGACTACACCGAGGATCCGACCATCAACTGGAGTAGTCCCGACGAGGTGGTCGTCGGCTTCGACAAGGGTGTCCCGGTGTCCGTGGACGGCCGCGCGGTGTCCGTGCTGCAGGCCATCGAGGAACTCAACCGTCGCGGCGGCGCGCAGGGCGTGGGACGCCTCGACGTGGTGGAGGACCGGCTCGTCGGCATCAAGAGCCGCGAGATCTACGAAGCGCCCGGCGCGATGGTGCTGATCACCGCGCACACCGAACTCGAGCACGTCACTCTGGAACGCGAACTGGGCCGGTTCAAGCGCAACACCGACCAGAAGTGGGGCGAGCTGGTCTACGACGGCCTCTGGTACTCACCGCTGAAGACCGCGCTCGAGTCGTTCGTCGCCACAACCCAGGAGCACGTCACCGGGGAGATCCGGCTGGTCCTGCACGGTGGGCACATCGCGGTGAATGGGCGCAGAAGTGCCGAGTCGCTCTACGACTTCAATTTGGCCACCTACGACGAGGGCGACACGTTCGACCAGTCGGCTGCCAAGGGGTTCGTCCACGTGCACGGGCTGTCGTCGAGTCTGTCGGCCCGCCGGGACCTGGCCCAGTGA
- the argH gene encoding argininosuccinate lyase — MSTNEGSLWGGRFADGPSDALAALSKSTHFDWVLAPYDVVASKAHARVLFRAGLLTEEQRDALLVGLDSLGSDVEDGSFGPLVSDEDVHGALERGLIDRVGAELGGRLRAGRSRNDQVATLFRLWLRDAVRRVAEGVLEVVSALATQAAAHPTAILPGKTHLQSAQPILLAHHLLAHAHPLLRDVDRLVDFDKRAAVSPYGSGALAGSSLGLDPDAIAEELGFDAAADNSVDATASRDFAAEAAFVLTMIGVDLSRLAEDIILWSTTEFGYATLHDSWSTGSSIMPQKKNPDIAELARGKSGRLIGNLTGLLAMLKAQPLAYNRDLQEDKEPVFDSVTQLELLLPAMAGLVATLRFDTDRMAELAPLGYTLATDVAEWLVRRGVPFRVAHEAAGAAVRAAEARGVGLEELEDAELAGIHADLTPEVRDVLTIEGSVNSRDARGGTAPVQVAKQLNTVRDVSDRLRIRLRR; from the coding sequence ATGAGTACCAACGAAGGCTCGCTGTGGGGCGGCCGGTTCGCAGACGGTCCGTCGGACGCCTTGGCGGCACTGAGCAAGTCGACACACTTCGACTGGGTGCTCGCTCCGTACGACGTCGTCGCCTCCAAAGCCCATGCGCGCGTGCTGTTCCGGGCCGGATTGCTCACCGAGGAGCAGCGCGACGCCCTGCTGGTCGGACTGGACAGCCTGGGATCCGACGTCGAGGACGGCAGCTTCGGGCCGCTGGTCAGCGACGAGGACGTGCACGGAGCGCTCGAACGCGGGCTGATCGACCGTGTCGGCGCCGAACTGGGCGGCAGACTCCGCGCCGGCCGTTCCCGAAATGACCAGGTGGCCACGCTGTTCCGGCTCTGGCTGCGTGACGCCGTCCGTCGTGTCGCCGAGGGCGTGCTGGAGGTGGTCTCGGCGCTGGCGACCCAGGCCGCGGCGCATCCCACCGCGATCCTGCCCGGCAAGACCCATCTGCAATCCGCGCAGCCGATCCTGCTGGCCCATCATCTGCTGGCGCACGCCCACCCACTGCTGCGTGACGTCGACCGCCTCGTCGACTTCGACAAACGCGCCGCGGTCTCGCCGTACGGGTCAGGTGCGTTGGCAGGCTCCTCGCTCGGACTCGACCCCGATGCGATCGCCGAGGAACTGGGTTTCGACGCCGCCGCGGACAACTCGGTCGACGCCACGGCGTCGAGAGACTTCGCCGCCGAGGCGGCCTTCGTGCTGACGATGATCGGCGTCGACCTGTCTCGGCTGGCCGAGGACATCATTCTCTGGAGCACAACGGAATTCGGATATGCGACGCTGCACGACTCGTGGTCGACAGGCAGCTCGATCATGCCGCAGAAGAAGAACCCCGACATCGCCGAGCTGGCCCGGGGTAAATCAGGCCGGTTGATCGGCAACCTCACCGGGCTGCTGGCGATGCTCAAGGCGCAGCCCCTGGCCTACAACCGCGATCTGCAGGAGGACAAGGAACCGGTCTTCGACTCGGTGACTCAACTGGAGCTCCTGCTGCCTGCGATGGCCGGCCTGGTCGCCACCTTGCGCTTCGACACCGACCGGATGGCCGAACTCGCGCCGCTCGGGTACACCCTGGCAACCGATGTCGCCGAGTGGCTGGTCCGGCGCGGGGTGCCGTTTCGGGTGGCGCACGAGGCAGCCGGCGCCGCGGTTCGTGCGGCCGAGGCTCGGGGCGTCGGCCTCGAGGAGCTCGAGGATGCCGAGTTGGCCGGCATCCACGCCGACCTGACTCCCGAGGTGCGCGACGTGCTGACGATCGAGGGGTCGGTGAACTCCCGCGACGCCCGCGGCGGCACCGCACCCGTTCAGGTCGCCAAGCAGCTCAACACGGTGCGCGACGTCAGCGACAGGTTGCGGATCCGGCTCCGGCGCTGA
- a CDS encoding ABC-F family ATP-binding cassette domain-containing protein, producing the protein MANLINLERATVGYGTRTLLDAVSLGVEEGDAIGVVGRNGDGKTTLLKVLTGVGDPDSGRATHTSGLSVGYLRQADDFPVGATVRGVVTGGRPDHVWAAEADTRAVVEHLLSGVHLDADVTGLSGGERRRVALAEVLLAGHDVLVLDEPTNHLDVEVIGWLAEHLRSRPARALVVVSHDRWFLDAVCTKTWEVHDGVVDAYEGGYAAYVLARSERMRVAAGTEARRQNLMRKELAWLRRGPPARTSKPKFRIQAANDLIANEPPPRDSLVLQRFATARLGKDVFDLHRVRLDVGDPPRTLLDGIDWSIGPGMRIGLVGVNGTGKTSVLRLLAGELSPSAGTVKRGLTLRIGYLSQALNEVDGAQRVIDAVENRRRVTELAGGREITADTLLKDFGFIGDKLTARVGELSGGERRRLQFLQLLLDEPNVLLLDEPTNDLDIDTLTVIEDYLDGWPGTLIVVTHDRYFLERVSDVTYALTGGGRCDLLPGGIDQYLLDRAATDSGASAAPTAARGETSAARERRTGKEMARIESQLTKLDQRIASLHESMAHAAADHVRAGELNSELSELLARKDSLEEDWLAAAEDSG; encoded by the coding sequence ATGGCAAACCTGATCAACCTCGAACGAGCCACGGTCGGCTACGGAACCCGCACACTTCTCGACGCCGTCAGCCTGGGCGTCGAAGAGGGTGATGCGATCGGCGTGGTGGGCCGAAACGGCGACGGCAAGACGACGCTGCTCAAGGTGCTGACCGGCGTAGGGGATCCCGACTCGGGCCGCGCCACCCACACCTCCGGCCTGTCGGTCGGCTACCTGCGCCAGGCCGACGACTTCCCCGTGGGCGCCACCGTGCGCGGGGTGGTGACCGGCGGCCGGCCCGACCATGTCTGGGCCGCCGAGGCCGACACCCGCGCCGTCGTGGAGCACCTGCTGTCCGGGGTCCACCTCGACGCCGATGTGACCGGCCTGTCCGGAGGTGAGCGCCGTCGGGTCGCACTGGCGGAAGTGCTGCTGGCCGGCCACGACGTACTGGTGCTCGACGAGCCCACCAACCACCTCGACGTCGAGGTGATCGGCTGGCTGGCCGAGCACCTGCGCTCGCGACCCGCGCGGGCACTCGTCGTCGTCAGCCACGACCGGTGGTTCCTCGACGCGGTCTGCACCAAGACCTGGGAGGTGCACGACGGCGTCGTCGATGCCTACGAAGGCGGGTACGCCGCCTACGTGCTGGCCCGCTCCGAGCGGATGCGGGTGGCGGCGGGCACCGAAGCTCGGCGCCAGAATCTGATGCGCAAGGAGTTGGCGTGGCTGCGGCGTGGGCCGCCTGCGCGGACGTCGAAGCCGAAGTTCCGTATCCAGGCGGCCAACGACCTGATCGCCAACGAACCGCCGCCCAGGGATTCGCTTGTGCTGCAACGCTTCGCCACCGCGCGGCTGGGTAAGGACGTCTTCGACCTGCACCGCGTCCGTCTCGATGTCGGCGACCCGCCGCGCACGCTGCTCGACGGTATCGACTGGTCGATAGGTCCCGGGATGCGTATCGGGCTGGTCGGCGTCAACGGCACCGGCAAGACCTCGGTGCTGCGACTGCTCGCGGGCGAATTGAGCCCCTCGGCGGGCACCGTGAAGCGGGGTTTGACGTTGCGGATCGGCTATCTGAGCCAGGCGCTCAACGAGGTCGACGGCGCACAGCGGGTCATCGACGCCGTCGAGAATCGCCGACGGGTCACCGAGTTGGCCGGCGGGCGCGAGATCACCGCGGACACGTTGTTGAAGGACTTCGGGTTCATCGGCGACAAGCTGACCGCCCGGGTCGGTGAGCTGTCCGGCGGCGAGCGACGCAGGCTGCAGTTCCTGCAGTTGTTGCTCGACGAACCCAACGTCCTGCTGCTCGACGAACCCACCAACGACCTCGACATCGACACCCTCACCGTCATCGAGGACTACCTCGACGGCTGGCCCGGCACACTGATCGTCGTGACCCACGACCGGTACTTCCTGGAACGGGTCAGTGACGTGACCTACGCGCTGACCGGGGGTGGCCGGTGTGATCTGCTGCCGGGAGGCATCGACCAGTACCTGCTGGACCGTGCCGCAACCGATTCCGGCGCGTCGGCAGCTCCGACGGCCGCGCGTGGGGAGACCTCGGCGGCGCGGGAACGGCGGACCGGCAAGGAGATGGCGCGCATCGAGAGCCAGCTGACGAAGCTGGACCAGCGGATCGCGTCACTGCACGAGTCGATGGCACACGCAGCCGCAGACCACGTCCGCGCCGGCGAACTCAACTCCGAGCTCAGTGAATTGCTCGCGCGCAAGGACAGCTTGGAGGAGGACTGGTTGGCGGCTGCCGAGGACAGCGGATGA
- a CDS encoding acyl-CoA synthetase codes for MDLSAITRPVGRLVATAQNGLEVLRYGGLETGAVPSPFQIIDSVPMYRLRRYFPPDSRPGAKPAGPPVLMVHPMMMSADMWDVTRDEGAVGILHRAGIDPWVIDFGSPDQVEGGMQRNLSDHIVALSEAIDTVKTVTGRDVHVAGYSQGGMFAYQTAAYRRSKDLASIVAFGSPVDTLAALPMNLPASLAPAAADFMADHVFSRIDIPGWLARTGFQLLDPIKTAQSRLDFIRQLHDREALLPREQQRRFLTSDGYIAWSGPAIAELLKQFIAHNRMMTGGFAIHGDLVTLSDIDCPVLAVVGEVDDIGQPASVRGIKRAAPQADVYEFLIRAGHFGLVVGGKAATQTWPTVAAWVRWLDSGGEMPDGVTPMALQPAATTESGVSLTSRLAHSTAAATEMAFSLARSAAGAVVAANKSARSLAVETARTLPRLARLGQVNDHTRISLGRIMSEQARDAPHGEALLFDGRVHTYEAVDRRINNVVRGLIGVGVRQGARVGVLMETRPSALVAIAALSRLGAVAVLMPPDADLAEAVRLGAVSEIIADPSNLDAAGALDMRVLVLGGGEARDLHPAQNAEVIDMEKIDPDLVDLPGWYRPNPGLARDLAFIAFSTISGELIARQITNYRWALSAFGTASAANLGRNDTVYCLTPLHHQSGLLVSLGGAVVGGARVALSRGPRPDRFLQEIRQYGVTVVSYTWSMLREVIDDPAFSLTGTHSVRLFIGSGMPVGLWKRVVELFGPAHVVEFFATTDGQAVLANVSGAKIGSKGRPLPGGGEVALAAYDPEDNLILEDDRGFVRLAETNEVGVLLAHPRGPVDPLASVKRGVFAPADTWVSTEYLFRRDDDGDYWLVDNRDGVIHTARGPVFAATVNDAVGRLGSVDMAVTYPVESGGEAVAVTALALRPGGSVPSADLSEALADLAVGNAPDIVHVVAEMTLTATYRPLAGPLQQQGIPKPSRNAWYRDPDTHRYKRLTAAVRSEIVGSQQ; via the coding sequence GTGGACCTCTCGGCGATCACCCGGCCCGTGGGGCGACTGGTCGCCACCGCGCAGAACGGCCTGGAAGTGCTTCGTTACGGCGGTTTGGAGACAGGCGCCGTACCCTCGCCGTTCCAGATCATCGACAGCGTCCCGATGTACCGCCTGCGGCGCTACTTCCCACCCGACAGCCGTCCCGGCGCCAAGCCCGCGGGTCCTCCCGTTCTGATGGTGCACCCCATGATGATGTCGGCTGACATGTGGGACGTCACCCGGGACGAGGGTGCGGTCGGGATCCTGCACCGGGCCGGCATCGATCCGTGGGTCATCGACTTCGGCTCACCCGACCAGGTCGAGGGCGGGATGCAGCGCAACCTGTCCGACCACATCGTCGCGTTGAGTGAGGCCATCGACACGGTCAAGACGGTGACCGGTCGTGACGTCCACGTCGCGGGGTACTCGCAGGGCGGCATGTTCGCCTACCAGACAGCCGCCTACCGCCGGTCCAAGGATCTGGCGAGCATCGTCGCGTTCGGCTCGCCCGTCGACACCCTCGCGGCGCTGCCGATGAACCTGCCCGCAAGCCTGGCTCCCGCTGCCGCCGACTTCATGGCCGATCACGTGTTCAGCCGGATCGACATCCCGGGCTGGCTGGCTCGGACCGGATTCCAGCTGCTCGACCCGATCAAGACCGCGCAGTCGCGGCTGGACTTCATCCGTCAGCTGCACGACCGGGAAGCGCTGCTGCCACGCGAGCAGCAGCGTCGCTTTCTGACCTCGGACGGTTACATCGCGTGGTCGGGCCCGGCCATCGCCGAACTGCTCAAGCAGTTCATCGCACACAACCGGATGATGACCGGTGGGTTTGCCATCCATGGCGACCTGGTGACGCTGTCCGACATCGACTGCCCCGTGCTCGCCGTCGTCGGCGAGGTCGACGACATCGGCCAGCCGGCGTCGGTGCGCGGCATCAAGCGGGCGGCGCCCCAAGCCGATGTGTACGAATTCCTCATTCGCGCAGGCCATTTCGGCCTCGTTGTCGGAGGCAAGGCGGCCACCCAGACATGGCCCACCGTCGCCGCGTGGGTGCGTTGGCTCGACAGCGGCGGTGAGATGCCGGACGGCGTGACCCCGATGGCGCTGCAGCCCGCGGCGACCACCGAGAGCGGCGTCTCGCTGACCTCGCGGCTGGCGCACAGCACTGCGGCCGCCACCGAGATGGCGTTCAGCCTGGCGCGATCGGCCGCCGGAGCGGTGGTCGCCGCAAACAAGTCGGCACGCTCCCTCGCGGTCGAGACCGCGCGCACGCTGCCGAGGCTCGCCCGCCTGGGTCAGGTCAACGACCACACCAGGATCTCGCTGGGCCGGATCATGTCCGAGCAGGCGCGGGACGCACCGCACGGGGAGGCGCTGCTCTTCGACGGTCGGGTACACACCTACGAGGCGGTCGACCGGCGCATCAACAATGTGGTGCGCGGCCTCATCGGTGTCGGTGTCCGGCAGGGCGCCCGCGTCGGTGTGTTGATGGAGACCCGTCCCAGCGCCCTGGTCGCCATCGCGGCACTGTCCAGACTCGGCGCCGTCGCCGTGCTGATGCCGCCCGACGCGGACCTGGCAGAGGCGGTACGACTCGGGGCGGTGTCGGAGATCATCGCCGATCCGAGCAATCTGGATGCGGCTGGTGCGCTGGACATGCGCGTCCTGGTCCTCGGTGGCGGCGAAGCCCGCGATCTGCACCCGGCCCAGAACGCCGAGGTCATCGACATGGAGAAGATCGACCCCGACCTCGTCGACCTTCCCGGCTGGTATCGGCCCAACCCCGGGTTGGCACGCGATCTGGCCTTCATCGCGTTCAGCACGATCAGCGGGGAACTCATCGCCCGCCAGATCACCAACTACCGGTGGGCGCTGTCGGCGTTCGGCACGGCGTCAGCCGCCAACCTCGGCCGCAACGACACGGTCTACTGCCTCACCCCGCTGCATCATCAGTCGGGGCTGCTGGTCAGTCTCGGCGGAGCGGTTGTCGGCGGTGCACGCGTCGCGCTGTCGAGGGGCCCGCGCCCGGACCGCTTCCTGCAGGAGATCCGTCAGTACGGCGTCACCGTGGTGTCCTACACCTGGTCGATGCTGCGGGAGGTCATCGACGATCCCGCGTTCTCGTTGACGGGCACCCATTCGGTCCGGTTGTTCATCGGCTCCGGCATGCCCGTAGGCCTGTGGAAGCGGGTTGTCGAGTTGTTCGGACCCGCGCATGTGGTCGAGTTCTTCGCGACGACGGACGGGCAGGCCGTGCTGGCCAATGTCTCCGGCGCCAAGATCGGCAGCAAGGGCAGGCCGTTGCCCGGCGGTGGTGAGGTCGCACTCGCCGCCTACGACCCGGAGGACAACCTGATCCTCGAGGACGACCGGGGGTTCGTGCGCCTCGCCGAGACCAACGAGGTCGGTGTGCTGCTGGCGCATCCCCGGGGTCCGGTCGACCCGCTGGCCTCGGTCAAACGGGGCGTCTTCGCCCCGGCCGACACCTGGGTGTCCACCGAGTACCTGTTTCGCCGCGACGATGACGGCGACTACTGGCTGGTCGACAACCGCGACGGCGTGATCCACACAGCGCGCGGACCGGTCTTCGCCGCAACGGTGAACGACGCGGTCGGACGGCTCGGGTCTGTGGACATGGCCGTCACCTACCCCGTGGAGTCCGGTGGCGAGGCGGTGGCGGTGACGGCACTGGCGTTGCGGCCCGGTGGCAGCGTTCCCTCCGCTGACCTGTCCGAGGCGCTCGCCGACCTGGCGGTGGGGAATGCACCTGACATCGTCCACGTCGTGGCCGAGATGACGCTCACCGCGACCTACCGCCCGCTGGCCGGCCCGTTGCAGCAGCAGGGCATTCCGAAGCCGTCGCGTAACGCCTGGTATCGCGACCCCGATACCCATCGGTACAAGCGGTTGACAGCTGCCGTGCGCAGCGAGATCGTCGGCAGTCAGCAGTGA